From the genome of Anoplopoma fimbria isolate UVic2021 breed Golden Eagle Sablefish chromosome 1, Afim_UVic_2022, whole genome shotgun sequence, one region includes:
- the ckmb gene encoding creatine kinase, muscle b: MAKNCHNDYKMKFSGDEEFPDLSLHNNHMAKVLTKEIYGKLRGKSTPSGFTVDDVIQTGVDNPGHPFIMTVGCVAGDEESYEVFKDLLDPIISDRHAGYKPTDKHKTDLNFENLKGGDDLDPNYVLSSRVRTGRSIKGFTLPPHNSRGERRGIEKLSIEALATLDGEFKGKYYPLSGMTDAEQELLINDHFLFDKPVSPLLTCAGMARDWPDGRGIWHNDNKTFLVWVNEEDHLRVISMQLGGNMKEVFKRFCIGLQKIEAIFKKHNHGFMWNEHLGYVLTCPSNLGTGLRGGVHVKLPKLSTHAKFGEILTRLRLQKRGTGGVDTASVGGVFDISNADRLGSSEVDQVQLVVDGVKLMVEMEKKLEKGESIDGMIPAQK; this comes from the exons ATGGCGAAGAACTGTCATAACGACTACAAAATGAAATTCTCAGGGGACGAGGAGTTCCCCGATCTGTCCCTGCACAACAACCACATGGCCAAG GTGCTGACCAAGGAGATCTATGGAAAGCTGAGGGGAAAGTCCACTCCCAGCGGCTTCACCGTTGATGACGTCATCCAGACTGGTGTTGACAATCCTG GTCACCCCTTCATCATGACCGTGGGTTGCGTTGCTGGTGATGAGGAGTCCTATGAGGTCTTCAAGGATCTGCTGGACCCCATCATCTCCGACCGTCATGCCGGATACAAGCCCACCGACAAGCACAAGACCGACCTGAACTTCGAGAACCTGAAG GGTGGTGACGACCTGGACCCCAACTACGTGCTGTCCAGCCGCGTTCGTACTGGCCGCAGCATCAAGGGATTCACCCTGCCCCCCCACAACAGCCGTGGAGAGCGCAGAGGCATTGAGAAGTTGTCCATTGAGG CCCTGGCTACTCTGGATGGTGAGTTCAAGGGAAAGTACTACCCCCTGAGCGGCATGACCGATGcagagcaggagctgctgatcAATGATCACTTCCTGTTCGACAAGCCCGTGTCCCCCCTGCTGACCTGCGCTGGTATGGCCCGTGACTGGCCCGATGGCAGAGGCATCTG GCACAACGACAACAAGACCTTCCTGGTCTGGGTGAACGAGGAGGATCACCTGCGTGTGATCTCCATGCAGCTGGGAGGCAACATGAAGGAGGTCTTCAAACGCTTCTGCATTGGCCTGCAGAag ATTGAGGCCATCTTCAAGAAGCACAACCACGGCTTCATGTGGAACGAGCATCTGGGCTACGTCCTGACCTGCCCCTCCAACCTGGGAACTGGCCTGCGCGGTGGTGTGCACGTCAAGCTGCCCAAGCTCAGCACACATGCCAAGTTCGGGGAGATCCTGACCAGGCTGCGTCTGCAGAAGCGTGGCACag GTGGTGTGGACACAGCCTCCGTGGGTGGTGTGTTCGATATCTCCAACGCTGACCGTCTGGGCTCCTCCGAGGTGGATCAGGTCCAGCTGGTGGTTGACGGTGTCAAGCTGATGGTTGAGATGGAGAAGAAGCTTGAGAAGGGAGAGTCCATCGACGGCATGATCCCCGCCCAGAAGTAA